A region from the Pseudomonas sp. P8_229 genome encodes:
- a CDS encoding sterol desaturase family protein — protein sequence MDFILYAVPFFFVLIAAELIADRWRGVSHYRLADSVNSLSAGVLSTTTGLLTKGVGLLTYAFALEHLALLRLPADSVWVWVLAFVFYDFCYYWLHRLGHERNILWAAHSVHHQSEEYNLSTALRQTSTGFLLGWIFYLPMAVFGVPLLVFVSVAAMNLLYQFWVHTRHIPKLGWFEWFFVTPSNHRAHHAQNALYMDRNYGGVFILWDRLFGTFQEEDDSEPVIFGVTTPLASWNPLWANVQFYAQLWDDARRAENPWDKLRIWFMRTGWRPADVAAKYPLSKPDLSCFRKFEVPLDSRRKGYVALQFCVYIALGSYLMGQAPHLPIAALVLGWGAVASGLFALGVALENRPWALKVELLRLGSNVPLVWLAPLVGLWPASPLAWAGLLGYSLLSGIGRYGCRQRVTRLAS from the coding sequence ATGGACTTCATTCTGTATGCAGTGCCGTTTTTCTTCGTGCTGATCGCCGCTGAACTGATCGCCGACCGCTGGCGCGGGGTGAGCCACTATCGCCTCGCCGACTCGGTGAACAGCCTCAGCGCCGGGGTGTTGTCGACCACCACCGGGCTGTTGACCAAAGGCGTGGGGCTGCTGACGTATGCGTTTGCCCTGGAACACCTGGCGCTGCTCAGGCTGCCGGCGGACAGTGTCTGGGTCTGGGTGTTGGCCTTTGTGTTCTATGACTTCTGCTATTACTGGCTGCACCGCCTGGGCCACGAGCGCAACATCCTCTGGGCCGCGCACTCGGTGCATCACCAGAGCGAGGAGTACAACCTCTCCACCGCGTTGCGACAGACCAGTACCGGGTTCCTGCTGGGCTGGATCTTCTACCTGCCGATGGCCGTGTTTGGGGTGCCACTGCTGGTGTTCGTCAGCGTCGCGGCGATGAATCTGCTGTATCAGTTCTGGGTTCACACCCGGCACATTCCCAAGCTTGGCTGGTTCGAGTGGTTCTTCGTCACGCCATCCAATCATCGGGCCCACCATGCACAGAACGCTCTCTACATGGATCGCAACTACGGCGGGGTGTTCATTCTTTGGGATCGGCTGTTCGGTACATTCCAGGAAGAGGACGACAGCGAACCGGTAATTTTCGGCGTGACCACGCCGCTGGCGAGTTGGAACCCGCTGTGGGCCAATGTGCAGTTCTACGCGCAATTGTGGGACGACGCGCGCCGCGCCGAAAACCCGTGGGACAAGCTGCGGATCTGGTTCATGCGCACCGGTTGGCGTCCGGCGGACGTGGCGGCGAAGTACCCGCTGAGCAAGCCGGACCTGAGCTGCTTTCGTAAATTCGAGGTGCCGCTCGACAGCCGTCGAAAGGGCTACGTGGCGCTGCAGTTCTGCGTCTATATCGCGCTGGGCAGTTACCTGATGGGGCAGGCGCCGCATCTGCCGATCGCCGCGCTGGTGCTCGGCTGGGGCGCTGTCGCATCGGGTTTGTTTGCGCTGGGCGTGGCCCTGGAGAACCGCCCGTGGGCGTTGAAGGTGGAGCTGCTGCGGCTGGGGTCAAACGTGCCGCTGGTGTGGTTGGCGCCGCTGGTCGGGCTATGGCCGGCCAGCCCGTTGGCCTGGGCTGGCCTGCTCGGTTACAGCCTGCTCAGTGGCATCGGGCGGTATGGCTGTCGCCAGCGCGTTACTCGGCTGGCGTCTTAG
- the ppk1 gene encoding polyphosphate kinase 1, whose amino-acid sequence MNTEGLTEVAVKEAQPVVEQITETPPELEPAPPAPVAEPAAAAPVIAIPGLDDSSLYIHRELSQLQFNIRVLEQALDESYPLLERLKFLLIFSSNLDEFFEIRVAGLKKQITFAREQAGADGLQPHQALARISELVHGHVDRQYAILNDILLPELEKHQVRFIRRRYWTTKLKTWVRRYFRDEIAPIITPIGLDPTHPFPLLVNKSLNFIVELEGIDAFGRDSGLAIIPAPRLLPRIIKVPEEVGGPGDNYVFLSSMIHAHADDLFQGMKVKGCYQFRLTRNADLALDSEDVEDLARALRGELFSRRYGDAVRLEVADTCPKHLSDYLLKQFNLSESELYQVNGPVNLTRLFSITGLDSHPELQYTPFTPQIPKLLQNSENIFSVVSKQDILLLHPFESFTPVVDLLRQAAKDPHVLAVRQTLYRSGANSEIVDALVDAARNGKEVTAVIELRARFDEESNLQLASRLQAAGAVVIYGVVGFKTHAKMMLILRREAGEIVRYAHLGTGNYHAGNARLYTDYSLLTSDDALCEDVGKLFSQLIGMGKTLRMKKLLHAPFTLKKGMLDMIARETQFALDGKPAHIIAKFNSLTDPKIIRALYKASQSGVRIDLVVRGMCCLRPGIAGVSHNIHVRSIIGRFLEHTRVFYFLNGGEEQMFLSSADWMERNLDKRVETCFPVEGKKLLTRVKKELELYLTDNTHSWSLQSDGRYIRNTPTGNQNPRSAQATLLERLGSPILPVSS is encoded by the coding sequence ATGAATACCGAAGGACTCACAGAAGTTGCAGTAAAAGAAGCTCAGCCGGTGGTGGAACAAATCACCGAAACGCCGCCGGAACTGGAGCCAGCGCCACCCGCGCCGGTTGCCGAACCTGCAGCAGCGGCACCGGTGATCGCGATTCCCGGCCTGGATGACAGCAGCCTGTACATCCATCGCGAGCTCTCGCAACTGCAATTCAATATCCGCGTGCTGGAACAGGCGCTGGACGAGTCCTATCCGTTGCTGGAGCGACTGAAGTTCCTGCTGATCTTCTCCAGCAACCTCGACGAATTCTTCGAGATTCGCGTCGCCGGCCTGAAGAAACAGATCACCTTCGCTCGGGAACAGGCGGGTGCTGACGGTCTGCAACCGCATCAAGCGTTGGCGCGGATCAGCGAGCTGGTACACGGTCACGTTGACCGCCAGTACGCGATCCTCAACGACATCCTGTTGCCGGAGCTGGAAAAGCACCAGGTGCGTTTCATCCGTCGCCGTTACTGGACGACCAAGCTCAAGACCTGGGTGCGCCGTTATTTCCGCGACGAGATCGCGCCGATCATCACCCCGATCGGCCTCGACCCGACGCACCCGTTCCCGTTGCTGGTGAACAAGAGCCTGAACTTCATCGTCGAGCTGGAAGGCATCGACGCCTTTGGCCGCGATTCCGGTCTGGCGATCATCCCGGCACCGCGCCTGCTGCCACGGATCATCAAGGTCCCGGAAGAAGTCGGCGGCCCGGGCGACAACTATGTGTTCCTGTCGTCGATGATCCACGCCCACGCCGATGACCTGTTCCAGGGCATGAAGGTCAAGGGCTGCTATCAGTTCCGCCTGACCCGAAACGCCGATCTGGCGCTCGATTCCGAAGACGTCGAAGACCTTGCGCGTGCCCTGCGTGGCGAGTTGTTCTCGCGTCGTTACGGCGATGCGGTGCGCCTGGAAGTCGCTGACACTTGCCCGAAACACCTCTCGGACTATCTGCTCAAGCAGTTCAACCTGAGCGAGAGCGAGCTGTATCAGGTCAACGGCCCGGTCAACCTGACGCGGTTGTTCAGCATCACCGGTCTGGACAGTCATCCGGAGCTGCAATACACGCCGTTCACTCCGCAGATCCCGAAACTGCTGCAGAACAGTGAAAACATTTTCAGCGTGGTCAGCAAGCAGGACATCCTGTTGCTGCACCCGTTCGAGTCGTTCACCCCGGTGGTCGACCTGCTGCGCCAGGCGGCGAAAGACCCGCACGTGCTCGCTGTGCGCCAGACCCTGTACCGCTCTGGCGCCAACTCCGAGATCGTCGATGCGCTGGTCGATGCCGCGCGTAACGGCAAGGAAGTCACGGCGGTCATCGAGCTGCGTGCGCGCTTCGACGAAGAGTCCAACCTGCAACTGGCCAGCCGTCTGCAAGCGGCCGGTGCGGTGGTGATCTACGGCGTGGTCGGCTTCAAGACCCACGCCAAGATGATGCTGATCCTGCGTCGCGAGGCCGGCGAGATTGTGCGTTACGCGCACCTCGGCACCGGTAACTACCACGCCGGCAACGCCCGTCTGTACACCGACTACAGCCTGCTGACTTCCGACGACGCGTTGTGTGAAGACGTCGGCAAGCTATTCAGTCAGTTGATCGGCATGGGCAAGACGCTGCGCATGAAGAAGCTGCTGCATGCGCCGTTCACCCTGAAGAAGGGCATGCTCGACATGATTGCCCGCGAGACCCAGTTCGCCCTCGACGGCAAACCGGCGCACATCATCGCCAAGTTCAACTCGCTGACCGATCCGAAGATCATCCGCGCGCTGTACAAGGCCAGCCAGTCCGGTGTGCGCATTGATCTGGTGGTGCGTGGCATGTGCTGCCTGCGTCCGGGCATTGCCGGGGTTTCGCACAACATCCACGTGCGCTCGATCATCGGCCGCTTCCTCGAGCACACCCGGGTGTTCTACTTCCTCAACGGTGGCGAGGAGCAGATGTTCCTCTCCAGCGCCGACTGGATGGAGCGCAACCTCGACAAGCGCGTCGAGACTTGCTTCCCGGTGGAAGGCAAGAAGCTGCTGACCCGTGTGAAGAAAGAGCTGGAGCTGTACCTGACCGACAACACCCACAGCTGGAGCCTGCAGTCGGATGGCCGCTACATCCGCAACACGCCAACCGGCAATCAGAACCCGCGCAGTGCGCAGGCGACGTTGCTGGAACGCCTGGGTAGCCCGATTCTTCCGGTGAGCAGCTAA
- a CDS encoding LysR family transcriptional regulator, protein MNQLQAMRAFRSIVECRGFSAAAERLDTTHSTISRQLQQLESELGTRLINRNTRRFSLTTAGQQYYAACVDILERLDQAALAVGQAHESPSGVLRVSAPMVIGTLELASWLPAFHQRYPEIEVDLSCDDRFVDLIAEGFDVALRICGPLADSSLVARLLTVSDLLLVASPAYVARNGLVRQVRELAEHQLLAFAGGSEWVLTDARGATTPVRADGRFKADSISSLHAAALAGVGIAAFTRATVQDDLLAGRLVQILPNCGLGQRHYYALYPHARHVALKVRVFVEFMLQHYLQASVPLR, encoded by the coding sequence ATGAATCAACTGCAAGCCATGCGCGCGTTTCGTAGCATTGTCGAGTGTCGCGGATTCAGCGCCGCCGCCGAGCGGCTCGACACCACCCACTCGACCATTTCCCGGCAATTGCAACAGCTGGAAAGCGAACTCGGCACGCGTCTGATCAACCGCAATACCCGGCGCTTCAGTCTGACTACGGCGGGGCAACAGTATTACGCGGCGTGCGTGGACATCCTCGAGCGCCTCGATCAGGCCGCGCTGGCGGTGGGGCAGGCCCATGAAAGCCCCAGCGGTGTGTTGCGCGTCAGTGCGCCGATGGTGATCGGCACCCTGGAACTGGCGAGCTGGCTGCCAGCGTTTCACCAGCGCTATCCCGAGATCGAGGTGGACCTGTCCTGCGATGACCGTTTTGTCGATCTGATCGCCGAGGGCTTCGACGTGGCGCTGCGCATCTGCGGGCCATTGGCCGATTCGTCATTGGTGGCGCGCCTGCTGACCGTCTCGGACCTGTTGCTGGTGGCGTCGCCGGCCTATGTCGCCCGCAACGGCCTGGTCCGCCAGGTACGTGAGCTCGCCGAACACCAGTTGCTGGCGTTTGCCGGGGGCAGCGAGTGGGTGCTGACCGATGCGCGCGGGGCGACCACGCCGGTACGGGCAGACGGTCGGTTCAAGGCTGATTCGATCAGTTCGTTACACGCTGCGGCGCTGGCCGGGGTCGGCATTGCGGCGTTTACCCGGGCCACGGTACAGGACGATCTGCTGGCGGGCCGACTGGTGCAGATCCTGCCCAACTGCGGCCTCGGTCAACGGCACTATTACGCGCTTTATCCCCATGCCCGGCATGTGGCGCTCAAGGTGCGGGTCTTTGTCGAATTCATGCTCCAACACTATCTACAGGCATCGGTGCCACTGCGCTAA
- a CDS encoding YcfL family protein gives MRFKLIAVAALAVLASGCATPPPPEPGSAASKVVAMGPQKHIAVGAMRVARENGFMTVNVQLTNTLNSNKTFYYRFAWLGPEGFPIAEEEVWKSQMMYGAQTSFIQGIAPTPKAVDFRLELKTP, from the coding sequence ATGCGCTTCAAACTCATCGCCGTTGCCGCCCTCGCCGTCCTGGCCAGCGGCTGCGCCACCCCGCCACCACCGGAGCCGGGCAGCGCCGCAAGCAAGGTCGTGGCCATGGGCCCGCAGAAACACATCGCGGTCGGCGCCATGCGCGTGGCCCGCGAGAACGGCTTCATGACCGTCAATGTGCAGTTGACCAACACCCTCAACAGCAACAAGACGTTCTACTACCGCTTCGCCTGGCTTGGCCCGGAAGGTTTCCCGATCGCCGAGGAAGAAGTCTGGAAAAGCCAGATGATGTACGGCGCCCAGACCAGCTTCATCCAGGGCATCGCCCCGACCCCGAAAGCCGTGGATTTCCGTCTGGAACTCAAGACGCCTTAA
- the hemB gene encoding porphobilinogen synthase, translating into MSFTPANRLFPATRLRRNRRDDFSRRLVRENVLTVDDLILPVFVLDGENRREAVASMPGVERLTIDLLLEEAAKWVDLGIPALALFPVTPVELKSLDAAEAWNPQGIAQRATRALRERFPELGVITDVALDPFTTHGQDGILDEEGYVQNDITVDALVRQALSHAEAGAQVVAPSDMMDGRIQAIREALEIAGHVNVRIMAYSAKYASAYYGPFRDAVGSAANLGKANKASYQMDPANSDEALHEVGADLSEGADMVMVKPGMPYLDILLRVKDAFKVPTFVYQVSGEYAMHMAAIQNGWLSEAVILESLTAFKRAGADGILTYFAVRAAQLLREQK; encoded by the coding sequence GTGAGCTTTACCCCTGCCAACCGTTTGTTCCCCGCCACCCGTTTGCGCCGCAATCGCCGCGATGATTTTTCGCGTCGGCTGGTACGGGAAAACGTGCTGACGGTCGATGATCTGATCCTGCCGGTGTTCGTGCTTGACGGTGAAAACCGTCGCGAAGCCGTGGCCTCGATGCCCGGTGTCGAGCGCCTGACCATCGATCTGCTGCTCGAAGAAGCGGCCAAGTGGGTCGATCTGGGGATTCCGGCGCTGGCGCTGTTCCCGGTCACTCCTGTCGAATTGAAATCCCTCGACGCCGCCGAGGCCTGGAACCCGCAGGGCATCGCCCAGCGCGCCACTCGTGCCTTGCGCGAGCGTTTCCCGGAGCTGGGGGTGATCACCGACGTCGCGCTTGACCCGTTCACCACCCACGGACAGGACGGCATTCTCGACGAAGAAGGTTATGTGCAGAACGACATCACTGTCGACGCACTGGTGCGTCAGGCGCTGTCCCATGCCGAAGCCGGCGCTCAGGTTGTGGCACCGTCGGACATGATGGACGGGCGCATTCAGGCGATCCGCGAAGCGCTGGAGATTGCCGGTCACGTCAATGTGCGGATCATGGCCTACTCCGCCAAGTACGCCAGCGCCTATTACGGACCGTTCCGCGATGCAGTGGGGTCGGCGGCGAATCTGGGCAAGGCCAACAAGGCCTCGTATCAGATGGACCCGGCCAACAGCGACGAAGCGCTGCACGAAGTCGGCGCGGACTTGTCTGAAGGCGCGGACATGGTCATGGTCAAACCCGGCATGCCGTACCTGGACATTCTTTTGCGGGTAAAAGATGCCTTCAAAGTGCCGACCTTCGTCTATCAGGTTAGCGGCGAATACGCCATGCACATGGCGGCGATCCAGAATGGCTGGTTGAGCGAGGCGGTGATTCTCGAATCACTGACCGCCTTTAAACGTGCCGGCGCTGATGGCATCCTGACTTACTTTGCTGTCCGCGCCGCTCAATTGTTACGAGAGCAGAAATAG
- the lpoB gene encoding penicillin-binding protein activator LpoB, whose translation MFARFSMIAVLALLASGCANTSPTLGSKNISYGDTKAVETVTNEFGSTDLQMIAESMTRSLAQSGILQGRPVVQVYDVKNKTSEYIDTREITTSIKTQLMKTGVARFASDNNAMQSQVDQLKLQNQSGLYKKSTVAKTGNMVAAKYRIEGSISSIVKRSSDYKDVFYKFSLQLIDVESGLAEWMDEKEIRKTTER comes from the coding sequence ATGTTTGCACGCTTTTCCATGATCGCTGTCCTCGCCCTGCTGGCTTCCGGTTGCGCCAACACTTCGCCAACCCTGGGCAGCAAGAACATCAGCTACGGCGACACCAAAGCGGTTGAAACCGTGACCAACGAATTCGGTTCGACCGACCTGCAAATGATCGCCGAATCGATGACCCGCTCGCTGGCCCAGTCCGGCATCCTGCAGGGCCGCCCGGTGGTGCAGGTCTACGATGTGAAGAACAAGACCAGCGAGTACATCGATACCCGCGAAATCACCACCAGCATCAAGACTCAGCTGATGAAAACCGGTGTTGCCCGCTTCGCCAGCGACAACAACGCGATGCAAAGCCAGGTTGACCAGCTCAAGCTGCAAAACCAGAGCGGCCTGTACAAGAAGAGCACCGTGGCCAAGACCGGCAACATGGTTGCCGCCAAGTACCGCATCGAAGGTTCGATCAGCTCGATCGTCAAGCGCAGCAGCGATTACAAGGACGTCTTCTACAAATTCAGCCTGCAACTGATCGACGTTGAAAGCGGTCTGGCCGAGTGGATGGACGAAAAAGAGATCCGCAAAACCACGGAGCGTTAA
- a CDS encoding FTR1 family protein, translated as MTASSRFLAWLVFPLFALSSFNLLADTVEGAPQALHLLDYISADYPPTVAAGKVVDDGEYREQLEFTQVLQGLITGLPAKPEKAALEQGVEALHAAITAKQDGAEVARQARQLGAKLAVAYEVSQAPIITPDPTRGAPLYAQNCSVCHGANGAGDGPAGLGMTPPPANLRDAARMDHLSLYAIYSTLGQGVEGTDMPAFADQLDDRQRWDLATYIAGFSADPAAARSDKTYNIADLARQTPAEVQSAAGVQVAATFRAQRAQPPQVKRGPAQLLDYTAATLDKSLAAYRAGDHDQAYDLSVAAYLEGFELVESSLDNVDANVRKDTEKSLMAYRQSLQDGLSVAQAEQRLDAAKEKLKASAELLGSDGLSWSLSFISGLLILLREGLEAILVLAAILAFLRNTGQQSAVRSVNIGWGLALLAGLGTWALAAYVIDVSGSQRELLEGATALFASVMVLWLGVWMHDRRHAAAWQDYIKQSLVGGGGRFGFAILAFFSVYRELFEVILFYETLWLQAGPAGHDAVLAGGATALVLLVGLAWVILRGSAKLPLALFFSINAGLLCALSVVFAGHGVKALQEAGIFGTRPVAFFDFDWLGIHADAYSLTAQAVAILAIAVLYGRSRMAEKKRVTA; from the coding sequence ATGACTGCCTCGTCCCGATTCCTGGCCTGGCTGGTGTTCCCGTTGTTTGCCCTGAGCAGCTTCAACCTGCTGGCCGACACCGTGGAAGGCGCCCCGCAGGCGCTGCACCTGCTCGATTACATCAGCGCCGACTACCCACCGACGGTCGCGGCGGGCAAGGTCGTTGACGATGGCGAGTACCGCGAGCAACTGGAATTCACCCAGGTGCTGCAAGGGCTGATCACAGGTCTGCCGGCCAAGCCGGAGAAGGCCGCGCTGGAGCAGGGCGTCGAGGCTCTGCACGCCGCCATCACCGCGAAACAGGACGGCGCCGAAGTCGCCCGGCAGGCCCGGCAACTGGGGGCGAAACTGGCGGTGGCGTATGAAGTCAGCCAGGCACCGATCATCACGCCGGATCCGACCCGGGGTGCGCCGCTGTATGCGCAAAACTGCTCGGTGTGCCACGGTGCCAACGGTGCCGGCGACGGTCCGGCGGGTCTCGGCATGACGCCGCCACCGGCCAATTTGCGCGATGCAGCGCGGATGGACCACCTGAGCCTGTACGCGATCTACAGCACCCTCGGTCAGGGCGTCGAAGGCACCGACATGCCGGCGTTCGCCGATCAACTGGACGACCGTCAGCGCTGGGACCTGGCGACCTACATCGCCGGCTTCAGTGCCGACCCGGCAGCGGCCAGGTCCGACAAGACCTACAACATCGCCGATCTGGCCCGCCAGACCCCGGCCGAAGTGCAGTCCGCCGCAGGCGTGCAAGTCGCCGCAACCTTCCGCGCCCAGCGCGCGCAGCCGCCGCAGGTCAAGCGCGGCCCGGCGCAGTTGCTCGACTACACCGCCGCCACGCTGGACAAGAGCCTGGCCGCGTACCGTGCCGGTGATCACGATCAGGCCTATGACCTGTCGGTAGCGGCGTATCTGGAAGGCTTCGAACTGGTTGAAAGCTCGCTGGATAACGTCGACGCCAACGTGCGCAAGGACACTGAAAAGTCGCTGATGGCCTACCGTCAATCGCTGCAGGACGGTCTGTCGGTGGCACAGGCCGAGCAGCGTCTGGACGCGGCCAAGGAAAAATTGAAGGCGTCTGCCGAACTGCTCGGCAGCGATGGCCTGAGCTGGTCGCTGAGCTTCATTTCCGGCCTGCTGATTCTGCTGCGCGAAGGCCTCGAAGCGATTCTGGTGCTGGCGGCGATCCTCGCCTTCCTGCGTAACACCGGCCAGCAGTCGGCGGTGCGCAGCGTCAACATCGGTTGGGGCCTGGCGCTGTTGGCTGGTCTCGGCACCTGGGCGCTGGCGGCATACGTGATCGACGTCAGCGGCTCGCAGCGTGAACTGCTTGAAGGCGCGACCGCGCTGTTCGCCAGTGTCATGGTGTTGTGGCTCGGCGTGTGGATGCACGATCGGCGCCACGCGGCGGCCTGGCAGGATTACATCAAACAGAGTCTGGTGGGCGGCGGCGGGCGTTTCGGCTTCGCGATCCTTGCCTTCTTCTCGGTGTACCGCGAGCTGTTCGAAGTGATCCTGTTCTACGAAACCCTGTGGTTGCAGGCAGGCCCGGCCGGGCATGACGCGGTGCTGGCCGGTGGCGCCACGGCGCTGGTGCTGTTGGTCGGTCTGGCCTGGGTGATCCTGCGCGGCTCGGCGAAACTGCCGCTGGCGCTGTTCTTCAGCATCAACGCCGGCCTGCTGTGTGCGTTGTCGGTGGTGTTCGCCGGGCATGGCGTGAAGGCGTTGCAGGAAGCCGGGATCTTCGGCACGCGGCCGGTGGCGTTCTTCGACTTCGACTGGCTGGGGATTCATGCCGACGCCTATTCGCTGACGGCGCAGGCGGTGGCGATTCTGGCGATTGCCGTGTTGTATGGGCGTAGCCGGATGGCCGAGAAGAAGCGGGTGACTGCTTAA
- a CDS encoding DedA family protein, whose amino-acid sequence MLQQFLHDFGYFALFLGTFFEGETILVLAGFLAFRGYMDINLVVVVAFFGSYAGDQLWYFLGRKHGRKLLARKPRWQMMGDRALEHIRKHPDIWVLSFRFVYGLRTVMPVAIGLSGYPPGRYLLLNGIGAAIWATALAAAAYHFGAVLEGMLGSIKKYELWVLGALLVLGVGLWLRRRFKNARLAKQVYADEQAAKTAHLHQTETAKPEPKTPAE is encoded by the coding sequence ATGCTCCAACAATTTTTGCATGACTTCGGCTACTTTGCCCTGTTTCTCGGCACGTTCTTCGAAGGCGAAACCATCCTGGTACTCGCAGGCTTCCTCGCGTTCCGTGGATACATGGACATCAACCTGGTGGTGGTCGTGGCGTTCTTCGGCAGCTATGCCGGCGATCAGCTGTGGTACTTCCTGGGGCGCAAGCACGGGCGCAAATTACTCGCGCGCAAACCGCGCTGGCAGATGATGGGCGACCGCGCGCTGGAACACATCCGCAAGCACCCGGACATTTGGGTGCTGAGCTTCCGCTTCGTTTATGGTCTGCGCACGGTGATGCCGGTGGCGATCGGCCTGTCGGGTTATCCGCCGGGACGTTATCTGCTGCTCAACGGTATTGGTGCGGCGATCTGGGCCACGGCCCTGGCAGCTGCCGCCTACCACTTCGGCGCGGTACTCGAAGGCATGCTCGGCAGCATCAAGAAGTACGAACTGTGGGTGCTCGGCGCGCTGCTGGTGCTGGGTGTAGGCCTGTGGCTGCGTCGCCGGTTCAAGAATGCGCGACTGGCCAAGCAGGTTTACGCCGACGAGCAAGCCGCAAAAACCGCGCATCTGCATCAGACAGAAACAGCCAAACCCGAACCTAAGACGCCAGCCGAGTAA
- the elbB gene encoding isoprenoid biosynthesis glyoxalase ElbB, giving the protein MSKKVAVILSGSGVYDGAEIHESVITLLRLDQRGAQVQCFAPNIAQLHVINHLTGEEMPETRNVLVESARIARGNIKDIREADVDDFDALIVPGGFGAAKNLSNFAVEGAGCSVQPQVLELAEAFAEAGKPVGLMCISPALAAKIYGPGVTCTIGNDADTATAMNKMGATHENCAVSDIIEDKARKLVTTPAYMLAQNISEAASGINKLVDRVLELTHENDA; this is encoded by the coding sequence ATGAGCAAAAAAGTTGCAGTGATCCTGTCCGGCAGCGGCGTGTACGACGGCGCCGAGATCCACGAAAGCGTCATCACCCTGCTGCGCCTGGATCAACGCGGCGCGCAGGTGCAGTGCTTCGCCCCGAACATTGCGCAATTGCATGTGATCAATCACCTGACCGGTGAAGAAATGCCCGAGACGCGTAACGTCCTGGTGGAGTCGGCGCGCATTGCCCGCGGCAACATCAAGGACATCCGCGAAGCCGACGTCGACGACTTCGACGCGCTGATCGTGCCCGGCGGTTTTGGCGCAGCGAAGAACCTCTCTAACTTCGCCGTCGAAGGCGCCGGTTGCAGCGTGCAGCCGCAGGTGCTGGAACTGGCCGAGGCGTTTGCCGAAGCGGGTAAACCGGTAGGCCTGATGTGCATCTCGCCGGCGCTGGCAGCGAAGATCTACGGCCCGGGCGTGACCTGCACCATCGGCAATGACGCCGACACCGCGACCGCCATGAACAAGATGGGCGCCACCCACGAAAACTGCGCGGTGAGCGACATCATCGAAGACAAGGCACGCAAACTGGTGACGACCCCGGCGTACATGCTGGCGCAGAACATCAGTGAGGCGGCTTCGGGGATCAATAAACTGGTCGACCGCGTTCTGGAATTGACCCACGAAAACGATGCCTGA
- a CDS encoding YaiI/YqxD family protein: MRVWIDADACPRAAKDLVVKFALKRKFEVVLVAGQPQIKPGLAIVKLIVVPSGPDAADDYLVEHAVPGELVICSDIPLADRLVKKSVAALDPRGKEFDAQNMGERLAVRNLFTDLREQGQISGGPAPFGEREKQAFANALDRILTRLTRKP, from the coding sequence ATGCGTGTATGGATCGATGCCGACGCCTGCCCTCGGGCTGCCAAGGATCTGGTGGTGAAGTTCGCCCTCAAGCGCAAGTTCGAAGTGGTGCTGGTGGCGGGGCAGCCGCAGATCAAACCGGGGCTGGCGATCGTCAAACTGATCGTGGTGCCGAGTGGCCCGGATGCGGCGGACGATTATCTGGTCGAGCACGCGGTGCCCGGTGAACTGGTGATCTGCAGCGATATTCCGCTGGCTGATCGTCTGGTGAAAAAAAGCGTGGCGGCGCTGGACCCGCGCGGCAAGGAGTTCGACGCGCAGAACATGGGCGAGCGCCTGGCGGTGCGCAACCTGTTCACTGACCTGCGCGAACAGGGCCAGATCAGCGGCGGCCCGGCGCCGTTCGGCGAGCGCGAGAAGCAGGCGTTTGCCAATGCGCTGGACCGCATCCTCACCCGGCTCACCCGCAAACCCTGA